In Primulina eburnea isolate SZY01 chromosome 14, ASM2296580v1, whole genome shotgun sequence, the following proteins share a genomic window:
- the LOC140811138 gene encoding uncharacterized protein has protein sequence MGDADRVRCTTYLLRDDASLWWEGAEHGVDLATLTWAQFKTKFYEKYFTTDVRSRIKREFMTLRQGDISVADFVKKFDRGCHFVPLIARHAEEKLRHFMDGLQPTIRDKVMMMRQGNYAMAVTYAYQVEQSLKDIDFEIQHKRRHYQNNNQLNKKPYTGPTRPQGPQKPQGPVNKPAPPKPQNPAAPKPTERKPCKECNRLHLGKCELGSFKCFYCKEAGHKAIDCPKRKAGTTARAYVMNVEEAEEEADTTLIMGNLVI, from the coding sequence ATGGGAGACGCCGACCGTGTGAGGTGTACTACTTATCTGCTTAGGGACGatgcttctttatggtgggaaggagccgagCATGGTGTTGACCTTGCTACACTCACTTGGGCACAGTTCAAGACAAAATTCTATGAGAAATACTTTACTACTGATGTCAGAAGCCGGATAAAGAGAGAATTTATGACTCTCCGTCAGGGAGACATATCTGTTGCTGATTTTGTGAAAaagtttgataggggttgcCACTTCGTACCCCTTATTGCTAGGCATGCGGAAGAAAAGCTTAGACATTTCATGGATGGCTTACAACCTACCATTCGGGATAAAGTTATGATGATGCGTCAGGGGAATTATGCTATGGCAGTTACTTACGCATATCAGGTTGAGCAGTCCTTGAAGGACATTGATTTTGAGATTCAGCACAAGAGGCGGCACTACCAGAATAACAATCAGCTGAATAAGAAGCCATATACGGGTCCTactagacctcaagggcctcaaaagccccaaggtccAGTCAACAAGCCAGCTCCACCAAAGCCACAAAATCCTGCAGCACCAAAGCCTACTGAAAGGAAACCATGCAAGGAGTGCAACCGTCTACATCTTGGCAAATGCGAGTTGGgatcatttaaatgtttttactGCAAGGAGGCTGGTCACAAAGCTATTGATTGCCCAAAGAGGAAGGCGGGTACTACGGCCCGAGCTTATGTTATGAATGTCGAGGAAGCTGAGGAAGAGGCAGACACTACACTCATCATGGGTAACCTAgtaatttaa